In one window of Campylobacter coli DNA:
- a CDS encoding HAD family hydrolase: MINVFFDMDGTLIDSANAISCAVNEIRNELNLSPLSREKIMQTINTPNVDWAKELYSIDNFHHSSFKDGFEKYFIKHYEQSVVLFEGIKDILEFLKEQNCFLAIATNAPQSSLSSILKKHEIIPYFDKILGVSLGIEPKPHPMMLDLLKSEAPHKTSIFIGDSQKDRECAKNANIPYFHAKWYQKDLQENEFSNASELKNFLERYL, encoded by the coding sequence ATGATTAATGTATTTTTTGATATGGACGGCACCTTAATCGACAGCGCAAACGCTATATCTTGTGCTGTTAATGAGATAAGAAATGAACTAAACTTAAGCCCACTTTCTAGGGAAAAAATTATGCAAACCATCAATACCCCAAATGTAGACTGGGCAAAAGAGCTTTATAGTATCGATAATTTTCATCATTCTAGCTTTAAAGATGGTTTTGAAAAATATTTCATCAAACACTATGAGCAAAGCGTAGTTTTATTTGAAGGGATTAAAGATATATTGGAATTTTTAAAAGAACAAAATTGTTTTTTAGCTATCGCTACTAATGCACCCCAAAGCTCACTTTCTAGTATACTTAAAAAACATGAAATCATTCCTTATTTTGATAAAATTTTAGGCGTAAGTCTTGGTATAGAACCAAAACCCCATCCTATGATGCTTGATCTTTTAAAGTCTGAAGCACCCCATAAAACAAGTATTTTTATAGGCGATAGTCAAAAAGATAGAGAATGTGCAAAAAATGCGAATATACCTTATTTTCACGCTAAATGGTATCAAAAGGATTTACAAGAAAATGAATTTAGCAATGCAAGCGAACTTAAAAACTTTTTAGAGAGATATTTATAA
- a CDS encoding cation:proton antiporter, translating to MGNFLEIFLITAAIAIVLNVIFKKFEIPTIIGYIAAGEIISEIYHLSGKGEIAHIAEFGIVFLMFTIGLEFSFKHLMAMKQEVFLNGSLQMLTCGFVFMLLAIGILGLGDKSATIVGFALALSSTAVVLKILNDNGDINEQYGRKALGILLFQDIAVIPLLLLVDFFSSNNQNIGQLLLTTLLSAAILIALLFFIGKYLVDRIFRLIIRASSQEIFISTILFMVIGASFLAHYFGFSYSLGAFIAGALIAETKYKHKIEADLIPFRDLLLGLFFITVGMQIQPSIVAQNWFIICVLTLLIMGLKFGIVCGFLFLYTKKRVALKTAFSIAQVGEFALAIFSLLQAKSMLDVETAQILIVVSIITMIITPFVLNNIRKIANVVEDMTLNTNVVQQSTHSTLKNHLVIFGYGRLGQEIVQKIKNTGVPYLVLESDLNLVELGISRGENVVFANAAQEETLKIANITECAVAIVTITNEAKLEMICQVLASYPKPIDTIIHVNGSLEKMLFSSIDENIRIVRSEKVIARNLVQEALECRIHKNT from the coding sequence ATGGGTAATTTTTTAGAAATTTTTTTAATTACAGCTGCCATAGCTATCGTTCTTAATGTTATTTTTAAGAAATTTGAAATTCCTACTATTATCGGCTACATTGCCGCAGGAGAGATTATTTCTGAAATTTATCATCTAAGCGGCAAGGGTGAGATTGCACATATTGCTGAATTTGGTATAGTATTTTTAATGTTTACCATAGGGCTTGAATTTTCTTTTAAGCATTTAATGGCTATGAAACAGGAAGTATTTTTAAATGGCTCCTTGCAAATGCTTACCTGTGGCTTTGTTTTTATGTTGCTAGCTATAGGAATTTTAGGACTTGGTGACAAAAGTGCAACCATAGTAGGTTTTGCTCTAGCTCTTTCTTCAACCGCTGTGGTGCTTAAAATTTTAAATGATAATGGCGATATCAATGAGCAATATGGAAGAAAAGCTTTAGGAATTTTACTTTTTCAAGATATAGCTGTTATTCCTTTATTATTGCTTGTAGATTTCTTCTCTTCAAACAATCAAAACATAGGACAATTATTACTCACAACCCTTCTTTCAGCGGCCATTTTAATTGCTCTGCTTTTCTTTATAGGTAAATACTTAGTCGATAGGATATTTAGGCTCATCATACGCGCCTCCTCACAAGAAATTTTTATCAGCACTATACTTTTTATGGTGATTGGAGCAAGCTTTTTGGCGCATTATTTTGGTTTTTCTTATTCTTTAGGGGCGTTTATTGCAGGAGCCTTGATAGCAGAAACTAAATACAAACACAAAATCGAAGCAGATTTAATCCCTTTTAGAGACTTGCTTTTAGGTTTATTTTTTATAACCGTAGGAATGCAAATTCAACCTAGCATCGTAGCGCAAAATTGGTTTATTATCTGTGTTTTAACTCTGCTCATAATGGGTTTAAAATTCGGCATAGTGTGTGGTTTTTTATTTTTATATACCAAAAAAAGAGTGGCATTAAAAACTGCCTTTTCCATTGCCCAAGTTGGAGAATTTGCCTTAGCGATCTTTTCGCTCTTGCAAGCAAAAAGCATGTTAGATGTTGAAACTGCTCAAATTTTGATTGTCGTTTCTATTATAACTATGATTATCACTCCTTTTGTATTAAACAATATAAGAAAAATAGCCAATGTAGTAGAAGATATGACTTTAAATACCAATGTCGTTCAGCAAAGCACTCACAGCACTCTAAAAAATCATCTTGTAATCTTTGGATATGGACGCTTAGGGCAAGAGATAGTGCAAAAAATCAAAAATACTGGTGTTCCTTATTTGGTTTTAGAAAGTGATTTAAATTTGGTAGAGCTTGGTATAAGTCGGGGCGAAAATGTCGTTTTTGCTAATGCCGCTCAAGAAGAAACACTCAAAATAGCCAACATAACAGAATGTGCAGTAGCAATCGTAACCATAACCAACGAAGCTAAACTCGAAATGATTTGTCAAGTCTTAGCTTCTTATCCAAAGCCTATTGACACAATTATCCATGTCAATGGTAGTCTTGAAAAGATGCTTTTTTCAAGCATTGATGAGAATATTCGCATTGTAAGATCTGAAAAAGTCATCGCAAGAAATTTGGTCCAAGAAGCTCTAGAATGCAGAATTCATAAAAACACTTAA
- the hspR gene encoding heat shock transcriptional regulator HspR: protein MEHHYDEPVYLISVVAKVLSIHPQTLRQYEREGLIEPSRTDGKIRLYSQRDIDRIKLILRLTRDMGVNLAGVDVILKLKNQLHEFENLIDELRLELSKQQNPNASSKAVVKHKNSFDLIFYEKK, encoded by the coding sequence ATGGAACACCATTATGATGAACCCGTATATCTAATAAGCGTTGTAGCAAAAGTGTTGAGTATACATCCACAAACCCTAAGACAATACGAAAGAGAAGGCTTGATAGAGCCTAGTAGAACTGATGGAAAAATAAGACTCTATTCTCAAAGAGATATCGATCGTATAAAACTTATCTTGCGTTTAACGCGCGATATGGGGGTAAATCTAGCAGGAGTAGATGTAATCTTAAAGCTTAAAAATCAACTCCACGAATTTGAAAATTTAATCGATGAGTTACGCTTAGAGCTTAGTAAGCAACAAAATCCAAACGCAAGCTCGAAAGCGGTTGTAAAACATAAAAATAGCTTTGATTTAATTTTTTATGAAAAAAAATAG